The proteins below come from a single Desulfobacterales bacterium genomic window:
- a CDS encoding RidA family protein, giving the protein MNKKIETPNAPQAIGPYSQAIQAGNFLFVSGQVAIDPATGDIVAGGIEAQTDRVLKNVTAIIEAAGMSLQDVVKCSCFLKDMNDFAAFNAVYENTFGQILPARETVEVARLPKDVLVEVSAICCQ; this is encoded by the coding sequence ATGAATAAAAAAATTGAGACCCCAAATGCCCCGCAGGCCATCGGTCCCTATTCCCAGGCCATTCAAGCCGGCAATTTTTTATTTGTCTCCGGTCAGGTCGCCATTGATCCGGCAACCGGAGATATTGTTGCCGGCGGCATTGAGGCCCAGACTGACCGCGTGCTAAAGAATGTTACGGCCATTATCGAAGCGGCCGGTATGTCTTTGCAGGATGTGGTCAAGTGCTCCTGCTTTTTAAAAGACATGAACGATTTTGCAGCTTTTAATGCTGTTTATGAGAACACCTTTGGCCAGATATTGCCGGCCCGCGAAACCGTTGAGGTTGCAAGACTCCCGAAAGATGTGCTCGTGGAAGTGTCTGCGATTTGCTGCCAATAG
- a CDS encoding NAD-dependent epimerase/dehydratase family protein, whose protein sequence is MNTSGKKLKLLVTGASGFIGQEVANQLAFGGYNPKLMIRKAGDDCEICHLPADFVMADLRNRESLKLAVKGVDAVIHLAARATFESYDTLKPSIFDGSVALMEAAISAGVSRFVYSSSLLVYDGNSLSVNADTPANPVLDYGRIKIDTERKLSEMAATAGMSFAALRLPHVYGAKDLMFRQLRDGRLILPGLGKNTYTHLHVADAAAAIIACAEQAYSGILPFGDRLPATWTDFLKVAKEYYTKARIFLIPQSLALLATALLTPFRHLRPYPGLETPGAVRTYNFSIAVDPQLLWKDLGLEPAYPTIYEGIPAVVKENKNLQKIIVR, encoded by the coding sequence ATGAACACAAGCGGTAAAAAGTTAAAACTGCTGGTCACCGGCGCCAGTGGATTTATCGGCCAGGAGGTGGCCAACCAGTTGGCGTTTGGTGGGTACAATCCCAAGCTGATGATTCGCAAGGCCGGTGATGACTGCGAGATTTGCCATCTGCCCGCGGACTTCGTAATGGCTGACCTGCGAAACCGCGAAAGTCTGAAACTGGCGGTCAAAGGCGTTGACGCGGTCATTCATCTCGCGGCCCGAGCCACCTTTGAATCCTATGATACCTTAAAACCCTCTATTTTCGATGGTTCGGTAGCCTTGATGGAAGCCGCCATTAGCGCCGGTGTGAGCCGGTTTGTCTATAGTTCGAGCCTGCTCGTCTACGATGGAAATTCTCTCAGTGTGAATGCCGATACACCGGCAAATCCAGTTCTTGATTACGGCCGTATTAAAATAGACACCGAAAGAAAACTTTCAGAAATGGCCGCTACTGCCGGTATGTCTTTTGCTGCTTTGCGTTTACCGCATGTATATGGTGCCAAAGATCTAATGTTTCGCCAGCTGCGGGACGGACGCCTGATATTACCGGGCCTTGGGAAAAACACTTACACCCATTTGCATGTGGCCGATGCGGCTGCAGCCATTATCGCCTGTGCCGAACAGGCATATTCAGGCATTCTACCCTTTGGTGACCGCCTGCCGGCGACCTGGACGGATTTTCTTAAAGTGGCCAAAGAGTATTACACCAAAGCCCGCATTTTCTTGATTCCCCAGTCGCTGGCATTGCTGGCGACCGCATTGCTGACCCCATTTCGGCATCTGCGTCCCTACCCTGGATTGGAGACACCGGGGGCTGTTCGCACATATAATTTCAGTATAGCTGTCGACCCGCAACTTTTATGGAAGGATTTAGGATTGGAGCCCGCTTACCCTACAATTTACGAGGGGATCCCGGCGGTCGTCAAGGAGAACAAAAATCTGCAAAAGATCATCGTTCGATAG
- a CDS encoding AI-2E family transporter, whose product MSAPSSFSPLSRALIVMAAIAIAVMFMQSAASVIAPVLLAAFIATITTPLLRWLQRKRVPKWLSLAIVVFLLLEFISVLALLFAGQLEGFRDGLPGYQERLLLLSDQIGSWLEEIGVARAREAVKDILDPAAAFGLVRIALTSISGTFGTGLLVLLVVVFMLLEAPRLLNRLRIAFHLTETAEERLRGVLSAISRYMIIKSLASMATALCIWLWLWILGIDFAILWAILAFLLNYIPFLGAFLMTIPAVLFALIQTDVQTSLLVALGYFAVNTLIGSILEPRVLGRGLGMSTLVVFLSLLFWGWVLGTVGFFLAVPLTKALINILDISPQTRSIAILLGSEGALTPEPAEDTRPDHKVVDENN is encoded by the coding sequence ATGAGCGCGCCCTCCAGTTTTTCACCCCTATCACGAGCATTGATTGTGATGGCAGCCATTGCCATTGCGGTGATGTTTATGCAGTCAGCCGCGTCTGTTATTGCGCCCGTCCTGCTGGCGGCATTTATTGCAACGATCACCACACCGTTATTGCGTTGGTTGCAACGCAAACGGGTGCCCAAATGGCTTTCACTGGCAATTGTCGTGTTCTTGTTGCTTGAGTTTATAAGTGTTCTGGCATTATTATTTGCCGGACAATTGGAAGGTTTCAGAGATGGTTTGCCCGGTTATCAGGAGCGATTGCTGCTGCTCAGTGATCAGATCGGGTCCTGGCTGGAGGAAATCGGTGTGGCCAGAGCCCGCGAAGCGGTCAAAGACATTTTAGACCCGGCCGCAGCCTTCGGCCTGGTGCGTATCGCTTTAACCAGCATAAGCGGCACCTTTGGGACTGGTTTGCTGGTTCTGTTGGTCGTTGTTTTTATGCTGCTGGAGGCGCCCAGACTTTTGAACAGGCTCAGGATAGCATTCCATCTAACGGAGACCGCAGAGGAACGACTGCGGGGAGTTTTGAGCGCCATCAGTCGATACATGATCATCAAAAGTCTTGCCAGCATGGCGACCGCATTGTGTATCTGGCTCTGGCTGTGGATTTTGGGTATCGACTTTGCCATTCTGTGGGCCATCTTGGCATTTTTATTAAATTATATCCCTTTCTTAGGCGCCTTTCTGATGACGATTCCAGCTGTCCTGTTTGCGCTCATACAGACGGATGTGCAGACATCGCTGCTGGTTGCGCTGGGCTATTTTGCCGTCAATACGCTTATTGGCAGCATTCTGGAGCCTAGGGTCTTGGGTCGCGGGCTTGGCATGTCGACTTTGGTAGTTTTTTTATCACTGCTATTCTGGGGGTGGGTATTGGGGACGGTGGGATTTTTTTTGGCGGTGCCGCTGACCAAGGCCCTTATCAATATCCTGGATATCAGCCCTCAAACCCGGTCTATTGCCATTTTGCTCGGTTCAGAAGGGGCGCTAACCCCCGAGCCCGCTGAAGATACACGCCCGGATCATAAGGTGGTGGATGAAAACAACTAA
- a CDS encoding efflux RND transporter permease subunit — translation MKKLGEWSIKNHVTVNLVMVFIIVAGLVTVLKMRREMFPQFSLDMIVVSVDYPGSSPEEVEEGICIKIEEQIEGVEGIDRIRSAAREGNGEVVVELESGTDVQKVLDEIKAEVDRIDTFPVEAEEPLVLEIIERDPTIYIAAFGDVSERRLRQAAEKIRDDLLDARIVSRLESETERSFLSAFKFKQPEVITQIELVGVRDYEIAIEVSEDNLRRYGLRFDQVVSAVRAGSIDLPGGKIKTAQGEILVRTKGQLYVGKEFESIPLITRADGTVVRLGQVATVIDGFADVDIKARFNGKPAALVQVSRTSEQDSIEIADIARNYAAAHNYRINSDIDLAIWGDLSVLVRDRIDLMLRNGAQGILLVFIALALFLNFRLAFWVAIGIPISFMAAFLVLNAFDQTINMISLFAFIMTLGILVDDAIIVGENIYTHYHRGKSPAAAVVDGLKEVGGPVVMAVSTTVVAFLPLMFISGIMGKFIAVMPMAVIIILIVSLGEALIILPAHLHHALERSEKKKPKVNSWFERLRKRVEGLLQHTIQNIYTPAIKYVVKNRYFTFSIGVGVLIISLGIVAGGYVPFVFFPKGESDWLLAEINYPLGTPISITETTVQHLETNAFKLNSAFAEFTEENGNLVKNTFALVGLIPRRDWKPPQIGSHVGEVWVELVSSGQRPDVSTNEILNRWRSQVGELPGVDRLAFLTLEGGPAGNAIEIQLSGDDFDQLSLAADELKREIETYPGTYDISDDFRPGKQEKKLRVKPGARSIGVTMRGLAQQVRQAFYGEEALRIQRGRDDVKVMVRYADQQRSSLSGFDEMRIRTDDGREIPIEEVADVVNGRAYSIVNRVDRKRTVTVISDIDETTANARQIVTDLKNNFLPGLLERYPGVNYDLGGQAKRTGESIDSMKSGYLLAMMGIFLLLASQFRSYIQPVIIMMAIPFGLIGAIFGHLIMGKEFTIISLFGIVALSGIVVNDSLILIDFINRSVRWGLDVETAVVESGKARFRPVLLTSITTIAGLLPILLERSFQAQFLIPMAISICFGLLAATVLTLLYVPALYLIIRDVRNVVMARFQLPEEKPRFSKPTQQIDVD, via the coding sequence ATGAAGAAACTAGGCGAGTGGTCGATAAAAAATCACGTTACCGTTAACCTGGTCATGGTCTTTATCATCGTGGCCGGGCTGGTAACGGTGTTGAAGATGCGCCGGGAGATGTTTCCGCAGTTTTCGCTGGATATGATTGTGGTCAGCGTCGACTATCCGGGATCCAGCCCGGAGGAGGTGGAAGAGGGAATCTGTATTAAAATCGAAGAGCAGATTGAAGGCGTCGAGGGCATTGACCGCATTCGATCCGCCGCGCGTGAAGGTAACGGTGAAGTGGTGGTGGAGCTTGAATCCGGCACTGATGTTCAGAAAGTGCTGGATGAGATTAAAGCGGAAGTGGATCGGATCGATACCTTTCCAGTAGAAGCCGAAGAGCCCCTTGTGCTTGAGATCATCGAACGGGATCCGACCATTTACATTGCCGCCTTTGGCGATGTCTCTGAGAGACGCCTGCGGCAGGCGGCTGAAAAAATTCGTGATGATCTGCTGGATGCACGCATTGTTTCGCGGCTGGAATCCGAGACCGAACGGAGTTTTTTATCTGCTTTTAAATTCAAGCAGCCTGAGGTGATCACCCAGATCGAACTGGTGGGTGTGCGGGATTATGAAATCGCGATTGAAGTTTCCGAAGACAACTTGCGCCGTTACGGGCTTCGCTTTGATCAGGTGGTCAGCGCGGTTCGGGCCGGCAGTATAGATTTGCCGGGCGGAAAGATCAAAACCGCCCAGGGGGAAATTCTGGTTAGAACCAAGGGCCAGCTATATGTCGGCAAAGAATTTGAATCCATACCATTGATTACCCGGGCGGACGGAACGGTGGTGCGGCTGGGACAGGTGGCTACGGTGATTGATGGATTTGCCGATGTCGACATCAAAGCCCGTTTCAACGGTAAGCCAGCTGCTTTGGTGCAGGTTAGCCGCACCAGCGAGCAGGATAGCATCGAAATTGCCGACATCGCGCGAAATTACGCCGCAGCTCATAATTACCGGATCAACTCAGATATCGATCTGGCCATCTGGGGCGACTTGTCCGTTTTGGTGCGCGATCGCATCGATTTAATGCTGCGCAATGGTGCTCAGGGGATTCTGCTGGTGTTTATCGCATTGGCGCTGTTTCTTAACTTTCGACTGGCTTTCTGGGTGGCTATCGGCATCCCCATTTCATTTATGGCCGCCTTTCTGGTGCTTAACGCCTTTGACCAGACCATTAACATGATTTCGCTGTTTGCCTTCATTATGACCCTGGGTATTCTGGTGGACGATGCCATTATTGTGGGCGAGAATATCTATACCCATTATCATCGGGGGAAATCACCAGCTGCGGCTGTGGTCGACGGTCTTAAGGAGGTCGGCGGGCCGGTGGTTATGGCGGTTTCAACAACTGTGGTGGCGTTTTTGCCATTGATGTTTATTTCCGGTATCATGGGTAAATTCATCGCCGTTATGCCCATGGCCGTCATTATCATTTTGATCGTATCTTTGGGCGAAGCCTTAATTATACTGCCTGCGCACCTGCATCATGCCTTAGAAAGATCAGAGAAAAAAAAGCCAAAAGTAAATTCGTGGTTTGAGCGTTTGCGAAAGCGCGTCGAGGGGCTTCTGCAACACACCATACAGAACATATATACCCCGGCCATAAAATATGTCGTCAAGAATCGTTATTTTACGTTCTCCATCGGAGTTGGTGTGCTCATTATTAGTCTGGGTATCGTGGCCGGCGGTTATGTGCCCTTTGTATTTTTCCCCAAAGGCGAAAGTGATTGGCTTCTTGCTGAAATCAACTATCCGCTGGGCACACCAATCAGCATAACCGAAACAACGGTTCAGCATCTTGAAACCAACGCCTTTAAATTGAATAGTGCCTTTGCTGAGTTTACAGAAGAAAACGGTAACCTTGTTAAGAATACCTTTGCGCTGGTGGGGCTGATCCCGCGGCGGGATTGGAAACCGCCGCAAATCGGCAGCCACGTCGGTGAGGTCTGGGTGGAATTGGTATCCTCCGGGCAGCGCCCTGATGTGTCGACCAATGAAATTTTGAATCGCTGGCGTAGCCAGGTCGGTGAATTGCCCGGTGTCGATCGTTTGGCGTTTCTGACGCTGGAAGGGGGGCCGGCCGGTAATGCCATCGAAATTCAACTGAGCGGAGACGATTTTGATCAACTGAGCCTGGCTGCGGATGAGCTTAAAAGAGAGATTGAAACGTACCCCGGCACCTATGATATTTCCGATGATTTTAGACCCGGCAAGCAGGAGAAAAAGCTGCGGGTTAAGCCGGGTGCCCGTTCAATTGGGGTAACCATGCGCGGGCTTGCCCAACAGGTCCGCCAGGCCTTTTACGGGGAAGAGGCCCTGCGCATTCAGCGGGGACGGGATGATGTCAAAGTCATGGTGCGATATGCGGATCAGCAGCGCAGCAGCCTTTCCGGGTTTGACGAAATGCGGATCCGGACCGATGACGGCCGGGAAATTCCCATCGAAGAGGTGGCCGATGTTGTGAATGGAAGGGCTTATTCGATTGTTAACCGGGTGGATCGCAAAAGAACCGTAACGGTCATATCTGACATTGATGAAACCACCGCCAATGCCAGGCAGATTGTGACTGACCTGAAAAATAATTTTTTACCCGGTCTGTTAGAGCGTTATCCGGGTGTAAATTATGATCTGGGAGGGCAGGCCAAACGTACCGGTGAGTCAATTGACAGCATGAAGTCCGGGTATTTGCTGGCCATGATGGGCATTTTTCTGTTGCTGGCCAGCCAGTTTCGATCATACATCCAGCCGGTGATCATCATGATGGCCATTCCCTTCGGCCTCATCGGGGCCATCTTTGGTCATTTGATTATGGGCAAGGAGTTTACCATTATCAGTCTTTTTGGCATAGTGGCGCTTTCCGGCATTGTGGTCAACGACTCATTGATTTTAATCGATTTTATCAACCGATCAGTACGCTGGGGTCTGGATGTTGAAACCGCAGTGGTGGAATCCGGTAAGGCCAGGTTCAGACCGGTGCTGCTGACATCCATCACTACTATTGCCGGGCTGTTACCCATATTGCTGGAACGCAGTTTTCAGGCCCAGTTTTTAATCCCCATGGCCATCAGCATCTGTTTTGGACTGCTGGCTGCCACTGTGTTGACTCTGTTGTATGTGCCCGCGCTCTATCTGATCATTAGGGATGTGAGAAATGTTGTAATGGCGAGGTTCCAGCTCCCTGAAGAGAAACCTCGATTTTCCAAACCCACGCAACAAATAGACGTTGACTGA
- a CDS encoding efflux RND transporter periplasmic adaptor subunit: MKKGATFKTIRVFGVILAAIIIAAALVILRPKAERRVVEDKGRLVEVFPARAEKVQMVIEAYGTVKPREELLLVAEVRGQIVATDPNFEEGSFVARGTRLIQIDPRNYDLEVQRTNVQIKQAQAEIKRLEQEILNLQARIKIAKSDVALAKNEYFRLKKLIDRKVIAQSTLDKSEQQYLASLERLQALENQLALTGPQKEQLLAQRDMARVMFETAKLDLERSGISAPFDGWVLDKTIEVGQHVTIGQSMGKIYSSGELEIEVRIPVKDFKWLPSKLNGDGRIEADVVFENQGTQMMWTGQVSRVKAEMDDKTRTLPVIIEVDETAPSGENRSALRLRPGMFVTARIKGKEVSQAFVLPRYVVYPGDRIYTVDGDHLKIKTVDILRAHKDTVIVSQGLSDGERIIKTPLSDVTDGMLIRLQTEDRGQRTEGRK; encoded by the coding sequence ATGAAAAAAGGGGCCACCTTTAAAACAATCCGGGTGTTTGGTGTTATTCTGGCCGCAATTATCATTGCTGCCGCTCTGGTTATTCTGCGGCCCAAAGCCGAACGCCGTGTCGTTGAAGACAAGGGGCGCTTGGTTGAAGTATTTCCAGCCCGAGCCGAAAAAGTACAGATGGTGATTGAGGCTTACGGGACCGTTAAACCGCGCGAAGAACTGCTGCTGGTGGCTGAGGTGCGCGGCCAGATTGTGGCGACGGATCCGAACTTTGAAGAAGGCAGCTTTGTCGCCCGAGGAACCCGTCTCATACAGATTGACCCACGGAATTACGATCTGGAAGTGCAACGGACGAATGTTCAGATCAAGCAGGCCCAGGCTGAAATCAAGCGTCTTGAACAGGAGATATTGAACTTACAGGCGCGTATCAAAATTGCCAAATCCGATGTTGCACTCGCCAAAAACGAATACTTCAGGCTGAAAAAACTGATCGACAGAAAAGTCATCGCCCAGTCCACCCTGGATAAAAGCGAGCAGCAATATCTGGCCAGCCTTGAGCGCTTGCAGGCCCTTGAGAATCAGCTGGCCCTGACCGGACCCCAGAAAGAACAATTGCTGGCCCAGCGAGACATGGCCAGAGTTATGTTTGAAACCGCCAAACTGGATCTGGAAAGATCTGGGATTAGTGCGCCATTTGACGGCTGGGTGCTGGATAAAACCATCGAGGTCGGACAGCATGTGACGATTGGCCAGAGTATGGGCAAAATATACAGTAGCGGTGAGCTGGAAATCGAGGTGCGCATACCCGTCAAGGATTTTAAATGGTTGCCATCAAAGTTAAATGGCGATGGTCGCATCGAGGCGGATGTTGTTTTTGAAAATCAAGGCACCCAGATGATGTGGACGGGGCAAGTGTCCCGGGTTAAAGCGGAAATGGATGACAAAACCCGCACATTGCCGGTGATCATCGAAGTCGATGAAACGGCACCATCCGGAGAAAACAGGAGTGCGCTGCGGCTGCGGCCGGGCATGTTTGTGACCGCCAGGATTAAAGGCAAAGAGGTCAGCCAGGCCTTTGTGCTCCCGCGCTACGTCGTTTACCCGGGAGACAGGATCTATACGGTTGACGGCGATCACCTGAAAATAAAAACCGTTGATATCCTAAGAGCGCATAAAGATACTGTCATTGTCAGTCAGGGACTCTCAGACGGCGAGCGCATCATCAAAACGCCACTTTCAGATGTTACAGACGGAATGCTTATCAGGTTACAAACAGAAGACAGAGGACAGAGGACAGAAGGCAGAAAATAG
- a CDS encoding electron transfer flavoprotein subunit alpha/FixB family protein: MAAQVFAYIVHKNGVVDDTALELISAARAIYPDASPTALVTGSGADLDTLCNELTASFAEVWKFDDQALAYPNAEAIRKLLVAVLPADAVVLVPHDTFGMDLAPGLAVKMDSVFVSDAAGFEGLDGNNLKVIRQEYSGQVSTHLLADIATGAVINVRPGTFQPDESKAAAGQVTDKSSEVGDLTVGRRFLEVVEAEAGDVDITKEDILVSVGRGIEDQDNIEIADELAEAVGGVVSCSRPIVDAKWLEKPRQVGTSGQTVKPKVYMALGISGSFQHMGGIKGNPFIVAVNKNPKAPIFQIADVGIVEDLLDFVPVLTEKIQEGK; the protein is encoded by the coding sequence ATGGCCGCACAGGTTTTCGCATATATCGTTCATAAAAATGGTGTTGTCGATGATACGGCTCTAGAACTCATTTCTGCAGCCCGCGCGATTTACCCGGATGCGTCACCTACCGCGTTAGTCACCGGGTCGGGAGCCGATCTGGATACACTGTGCAATGAATTGACGGCCTCTTTTGCGGAGGTATGGAAATTTGACGACCAAGCCCTGGCCTATCCAAATGCTGAAGCGATTCGAAAACTGCTGGTGGCTGTTTTGCCGGCGGATGCAGTTGTGCTCGTCCCGCACGATACCTTCGGCATGGACCTTGCGCCGGGCCTTGCAGTTAAAATGGATTCGGTGTTTGTGTCCGATGCGGCCGGATTCGAGGGTTTGGACGGAAACAACCTTAAAGTGATTCGGCAGGAGTATAGCGGGCAGGTGAGCACCCATTTGTTGGCAGATATCGCCACCGGTGCTGTTATTAACGTTCGACCTGGCACCTTCCAGCCGGATGAAAGCAAAGCGGCCGCCGGGCAGGTCACTGATAAATCATCTGAAGTTGGCGATTTGACTGTTGGCCGCCGTTTTTTGGAAGTTGTCGAAGCTGAGGCTGGTGATGTGGACATTACCAAAGAAGATATCCTGGTATCTGTGGGTCGCGGTATCGAAGATCAGGATAACATTGAGATTGCTGATGAACTGGCCGAGGCCGTGGGCGGTGTGGTGTCCTGCTCCCGACCGATCGTGGATGCCAAATGGCTTGAAAAGCCGCGTCAGGTCGGCACCTCTGGGCAGACGGTCAAACCCAAAGTTTATATGGCACTTGGCATCAGCGGCTCTTTTCAACACATGGGCGGTATCAAAGGCAATCCCTTTATCGTCGCAGTAAACAAGAATCCTAAAGCCCCCATTTTTCAGATCGCAGATGTCGGGATCGTCGAAGACCTTCTTGATTTCGTACCGGTGCTGACTGAAAAAATCCAAGAAGGAAAATGA
- a CDS encoding electron transfer flavoprotein subunit beta/FixA family protein, with amino-acid sequence MEILVCVKRVPDTAENEIEVNRDGSDIERDDLVYSVNEWDNYAVEEAIQIVDKIGGAVTVVSLGDEESEEVVRREMAMGANNGILVSDDVFEGSDGKGVASILKAVVEKGNYDLILTGAQADDGAGQIGGMLAAMLDLPYASVVNLIEVVNDSQLKVGREIEGGNQELNEIALPCVLSIQTGINEPRYVGIRGIRKVASVDIPVWGASDLGLDAASVGDSGAGVKRVDYYVPELGEGAEILEGSNEEIAEKLIDLLKAKGGIK; translated from the coding sequence ATGGAAATTTTGGTTTGTGTCAAAAGGGTTCCGGACACTGCGGAAAACGAGATCGAAGTCAATCGGGATGGCTCGGACATCGAACGCGATGATCTGGTTTATTCGGTAAACGAGTGGGACAATTATGCGGTCGAAGAGGCCATCCAGATTGTTGACAAGATCGGGGGCGCGGTGACGGTCGTTTCCTTGGGAGACGAGGAATCCGAAGAAGTCGTCCGCAGGGAGATGGCCATGGGTGCCAACAACGGCATTCTGGTTTCCGATGATGTCTTCGAAGGATCAGATGGCAAAGGGGTAGCCTCTATTTTGAAAGCGGTGGTCGAAAAGGGCAATTATGACCTTATCCTGACCGGCGCTCAGGCGGACGATGGCGCTGGCCAGATTGGCGGTATGCTGGCTGCCATGCTGGATTTGCCCTATGCCTCCGTTGTCAACCTGATCGAAGTTGTCAACGACAGCCAGCTCAAAGTCGGTCGTGAAATCGAAGGCGGCAACCAGGAATTGAATGAAATCGCGCTGCCATGCGTGTTATCCATTCAAACCGGCATCAACGAACCCCGCTATGTCGGTATTCGCGGTATCCGCAAAGTGGCTTCGGTGGACATCCCGGTCTGGGGTGCCTCGGATCTGGGTCTTGACGCCGCCAGCGTGGGTGATTCCGGCGCTGGGGTTAAACGCGTTGATTACTACGTGCCGGAGCTGGGCGAAGGCGCTGAAATACTTGAGGGCAGCAATGAAGAGATTGCCGAAAAGTTGATTGACCTATTAAAAGCCAAAGGAGGAATAAAATAA